DNA sequence from the Gloeocapsopsis sp. IPPAS B-1203 genome:
GATTGCTGCGACAACAAGAACTACCCGTACGTGCTTTTGTCCGCCTCAATTCTCGCTACGGTGAGTTAGAACACCGAGGTGCAGAAATTTTTATTGGTGACTTGCGCCAAGAAAAAGATATTCAAAAAGCTTGTCAAGGAGTGCAGTACATCATCAGCACTCATGGTTCAGATGGCGATCCTCTGGCGCTTGATTATCGTGCCAATATTGAGTTGATTGATCATGCCCTAGCACAACAAGGAAGGCATTTTGTGTTTATTTCGGTGTTAGGTGCAGATCGCGGCTACGAAGATGCTCCTACATTTAAAGCAAAACGAGCAGTAGAACAATATCTTCAAAGCAGTGGTTTAAATTATACAATTTTTCGCCCTGCTGGATTGTCCTCAAATCTGCTCTCGCTTGCAGAACGATTTCGCCAAACAAGAATGTATTTATTAATTGGCGATCCCAAAAACCGCACATCAATTGTTAGTACAGACGATTTAGCCCAAATGGTAGTAAATTCGATTTCAGTTTTTGGAGCAAAAAACCAAGTTTTATCAGTAGGAGGACCAGAAATTTTACACAGGGAAGACATTCCCCGCATTTTTGGTCGCGTTTTTAATCAAGAGCCTATTATTATTAATTCACCTTTATTAGTTGTTGATGGTTTGCGGACAGTATTAGGATTGTTAAATCCTTCAGTGCAAAAAACTCTGGGTACTTTCCGTACTTTACTTGCTAACGAGTTTTTCTGTACGCATGATGAAATTGCACACTTGGAGTCAGTATTTAATTTAAAACTAGAAACTTTGGAAAGTTTCTTAAGGCGCTATTTAGCAGTTTAAAATAATCCATTAAATCGATGACGGATAATGTCGATGCCAACTTAAAATCATCGAAGCTAAGTGCAATTGTCTTAGCTGGCGGAAAAAGTTCGCGCATGGGTAAAGATAAAGCCTTGATCCTCGTTCAGGGTGTCCCGTTGTTGCAATTAATCTGTGATATTGCTGGTACTTTATGCAACGTAGTCTATGTGGTGACACCAACACCAGAAAACTATCAGCATTTATTCAAACATTACCAATTTGTTCGTGAAGTACCGCTGCTTCAAGAAACTGTAGGTAACTCGTCTTCAACCAAAATAACTTTACCGTTACCGCATGGTCCATTAGTTGGGTTTGCTCAAGGGCTTGCTGTCGTGCAAACTGAGTGGGTTTTGTTACTGGCTTGCGATTTACCAAAATTGCAAGTCGAAGTGTTACAAGACTGGGCAAGAGAACTAGAAAATATTCCTCAAAATGCGATCGCTGCTTTACCTCGTCATGCAAAAGGCTGGGAACCTTTATGTGGCTTCTACCGCCGTAGTTGTTTACCTCTGTTAAATGATTTTATTGCCCAAGGAGGGCGATCGTTTCAAGCTTGGTTAGCGCAACACTACGTCCATATCTTACCTGTACCATCAGTAGAAATGCTTTTTAACTGCAATACACCCGATGATTTAGCTTTTGTCATCGACGATAAACAGTCATAGGAGTAGAAGCATGAATGAAGTATTTAAGGCGCCTTGGGCGATATCGCTTATTGCTATCACCACGGTAATTTCTGCACTGCTACTGGGAGTTATTTTAGTTGGGCTGTTGACTGGTCCTCGTAGTGATATTGCATGGATAGTGGCGATGGTTGTGATTCCTTTGGTGATTCTGTTGACGTCTGTGTTCTTTAGTATTCGTGGCTATGCGATCGCCGACGATACGCTTTATATTCAGCGCATTGGTTGGAACACCAAAATTGATTTAAGGAACTTAACTTCTGCTGATGTAGATCCACAAGCAATGCGAAACTCACTACGTAAGTGGGGAAATGGTGGGTTATTTAGTTACTCTGGAAAGTTTTACAACCGGAAATTGGGCAATTACCAAGCTTATGCGACAGACCCGAGTAAAGCAGTAGTTCTGAAGTTGCGCGATCGCACAATTGTTGTTACTCCAGAACATCCAGAAAGATTTGTATCTCAGGTTTTAGCGATATCTAGTAAATAGTGTTGTTCTAAACTCTCGTCATTTAGTACATATTCACTATCAAACTCAAGCATTGAAGAACAAAGGAAAAGCAACATGTATAGATCTAATTTAGCTATACATAATATTCCATTTACAGATTAATAATTAGCTGTCTATAAACCTAAATGAATTCCTCCTCGTTTTGCGAATACTCTATTCAAAATAGAGTAGGGAAAACGCGCTATAAATATGTGTAAAAACCGCTCTAGTTATCGTTTCAAAGTAAAGTTTTATTGAAGGATAATAGATGTATGTGAAAAAAAGATTATTTGATTAAATTAAATGAGAATACAATCATCAGTATTAGTACATCTTGGCTTTGGAAAATACGTGCGATCAGATCAAGTAACAGCAGTTATTCCTATTGAAGAAGAACGCGGACCAGGACGACGTACGTTTATACATCTCCAAGGACAAACAGATCCTATTGTTGCTTCTCGTGCTGAAGACTCAATCGTCCGCGACTTAGTACAAGAACCGCGTGAAGTCACTCAATCACGTCAACAGCAAGAGATTTTACACGATTTACTTATGGATTTAAGTAATGTCAATCCAACAGTACGTAGAATTGCTCGTGACGAGGGTGGACTTGACTTAGAACGCTTAGAACAGCGAATTCGCGAGGTTGTAGAAGAGTAGTCATACTAGGGATGCTAGTTATAGCATCCCTGTTTAGTTTAAACTTTAAATTAATTGATTTAGCTAGCTGGGGCTATGAATCATAGATGCTCAGCGATTGAAGTTGGTGCTACTTAAACAAAGTGTTAAGAGTTTTGAATTTTGAGTTTTGAGTTCTAAATTGTGTTTGCGCAGCGTGCCGGAGGCAATTATTTTGAGTTTTGTTCGCGTCAGCGTGCCGGAGGCAATCATTAAAAGAATTTTCTTAACTCAACACTTCACGACTCTAAATTGGTGGATGAGGTTTGTTTAGCTGCGAATTTATGCGCCAAGCACTCAAATTTCCAAGAAATTGTCAATCATTACCCTGATAATGAATAGAGTTTAGTATCAGAGTAAATTATTATGAGTAGTGCCACTGTTCTCCAAAACTACATTAATGGCGAATGGTGTGAGTCTAGTGCTACTACGTATTTGGATGTAACTAACCCTGCAACAGCGGAAATACTGGCTAAGGTTCCCATAGGAATAGTAGCAGACGTAGAACAAGCAGCAACAGCAGCAGCCGCAGCATTTAACACCTGGCGTCGCACTCCACCTGGAGAACGAGTGCAGTATTTATTTAAACTTAAAGCACTGTTAGAAGAGAACTTTGAGGACTTAGCTACAACAATTACGCAAGAGTGCGGTAAAACTTTAGCAGAATCAAAAGGGGAACTGCAACGAGCAATTGAAAATGTAGAAGTTGCCTGCGGAATTCCAATTTTGATGCAAGGCTACAACTCGGAAGATATCGCGAAAGGCATTGATGAAATTTTAATTCGACAACCCGTAGGAGTCGCAGCAGTTATTGCACCGTTTAACTTTCCAGGGATGATTCCCTTTTGGTTTATGCCGTATGCGATCGCCTGCGGTAACACTTACATTATCAAGCCCTCGGAGAAAGTGCCACTAACAATGCAAAAAGTGATGCAGCTTTTGGCACAAACAGGATTACCAAAAGGCGTCGTTAATCTCGTTAATGGTGCTAAAGAAGTTGTCGATGCAATTCTCGATCATCCTGCGATTCGTGCAATTAGCTTTGTCGGTTCAACTCCGGTAGCGCGTTATGTTTACAGTCGAGCAACAGCAAATGGTAAACGCGCTCAATGTCAAGGTGGGGCTAAAAATCCGGTGATTGTATTACCTGATGCGGATATGGCAATGACAACTCGTATTGTTGCTGATAGTGCCTTTGGCTGTGCTGGACAGCGTTGTCTAGCGGCTTCTCTTGCAGTGACAGTTGGAGAAGCACGTCAAACCTTTACCGAAGCGATCGCTAATGTTGCTACGACTCGCGTTGTTGGTTACGGTTTAGATGACGGCGTACAAATGGGACCTGTAATTACAGCAGAAAGTCAAGCTAGAATAGAGCAATTGATTCAGCAGGGAATTGCCGAAGGTGCCAAGCCACTAGTTGATGGTCGGCAGACAAAAATTGCTGACTACCCTGAAGGTTATTTTATTCGCCCAACGCTACTCCAGAATATCGAGCCTACAAGTACAATCGCCCAAACTGAGGTTTTTGGTCCTGTATTAGGGTTAATTCATCTTGATACAGTTGATAATGCGATCGCCTTTGTAAACAGCGGTCAATACGGCAATATGGCGTGTTTGTTTACCTCAAGTGGCGCTGCTGCACGCAAATTTCGCTACGAAGCTGAAGTTGGCAATATTGGTATTAACATTGGCGTTGCTGCACCGATGGCTTTCTTTCCCTTTAGTGGTTGGAAGGAAAGTTTCTTTGGCGATTTGCACGGACAAGGACACCACGCCGTTGAATTTTTTACCCAAACGAAAGTTATTGTTGAGCGCTGGTTTCAAGATTGGTCAAGACAATTTTAGCTCGTTTTCTCTAAAGCTTATATATAAGTGCCTGGCAAATGAATTCGTGGCTAATAAACAAAGTCCACCTGCGTGGACTACACATAAACCTTAAACTCTTGAGAATGCCTGGCGAATGAATTCGCGGCTAATAAACAAAGTCCACCTGCGTGGACTACACATAAACCTTAAACTCTTGAGTGTGCGTAGGCACACTTAACTTATGTAGCCCCGACGACTTCAGTCAGAAGCATCCACCATAGCAGATTCATTGAATTTAGTTCTGATACTTTCAACTCGACGCCGATTGACTCCTAAATCACCCTCTCCTAAACGCGAAGCTGAACGAACGTGAATCACTTTGGCATTTTTGTCAAGCAAAAATTCGACATCATCAACAAATCCGACAACGGGAATTGTAAATTCGCTATAAATGTAATTTTCACTTTGGGCGATCGCTTTGGCGCGGTGAAAAGATTGTAGTACTGTTTTGAGGTGAGCCATTGCTGCTTGCTCAGTTGAGTTGTAAGTTAAAGGTGCAATTTGATGTGCTGCATCCTGACTTTGACTATTGACACAATTAGGAGTACTAGGGCAGGGTGCTAATTGACCAGCACGAACACCAATATTATCAGGGCGCGTTCCGGCAAACAACTGCGGTTCTCCAGAAAAGGCAATTTTTGTGCCTAATGCACAGATAGTGACGAAAAGTAATGCAATGAAGGTAAAAAGAACTCGTTGGAATACAGAACTTGATTTCGTCTCAACTGTTGACATGATTTCAAACCTTATTGCACTTGGCATTAACCAAAGACGATTGTACTGTTCTTTGCTAGTGTAGTCCCCCTGATCTCTACATATAGACAATATGCCTTTAACTCACTTGATCTTTTTAGTATTTGGTATAGGACTCGTCTGGGTAAGTTTAAAATTTAAAGACGATGTTTACCGCCTAGCAACAGCAATATCTGGTGCAATCTTTATCGTGTGGGGGTTTGCCCTCACCCCCTTGCAGTTTCAACTGCCAATAGAAGCACTTGTGCTAATCTTAGTATTTCCTCTTTGCTTACGTTGTCTTAGAGAATAAATTAAGCAGATAACGGTGCATCAGTAACGCTAACACTCTTGTGCTGTTGTGCTTTAGTAGAAGACCACGGTGCAGAATTTAAACTAATAGCTTCTGTAGTCCGAGGATGTCGTGTGGGCATTGTCTGCCGAAACATTTGGTAGTAATCCTTACGCGATTCTTCAAATAAATAGCGCAGTTCGGCAATAGGATTATTGTGATGATCGACACGCAAATCAAGATAAGGATAAACATCTTGATTGACAACATAAATAGCTGCCGATTGACGACCTCGTTTATCACCACCCGCAGCTTCCCCAGCTTCTAAAGCTTGCAGTAACCGTTCGGAAAACTCCATACCTTCTTTTGCTTGATATGCTTCTGCCATTGCCAGCAAGGTTTGTTCGCCGACAAGCATGTTACCAGCTACAGAGAAGTAGGGAAACGTAAAATGTCCTGCCCAATCGATGCACTCTTTCCCCGTCCAAGCCGCAGTGTGACCGTTGTGATCGACTAAATGTAATTGGCGATGGTCGCGGTCTTTGTCGTCTTTGAGCAACAGATAAATAATATCTTCGACAGAAATTTCGTCTAAGGTACCTTCGCTGATTGCCCGTTGTTCTAGTAATTGAATACCCCAAATTCCCAACAGCGGGTTGGTTTGTGCTTGAGTTGCGATCGCCCCAATTGTTGCTTTGGCATGAGGCACTAATGCCCCTACTGCTAGATGCTTTGTTGCGACTGCAACCCCTGTCATTTGCGTTGTTGGATCCCAAGCCACAATTGAGAATGTCATGATTCCCTGTATTTACTACCTAACGAGTTCTGTATAGAAACATTATTTTTCTATATCATTTATTTACAGATGTGTACTGTCGTGTATTTAACTATTCCCCAGAATCTTGCATTGCTAACATCAGCTGCTATGGCAGAGGTCAGAGGTCAGGGATCAGGGGTCAGGTTTTTGAAGAGTTACTGAAATTAACCACTGCTATATCTAACAAAACAGTTGTGGTTGAATGACTGAACGGTTATCTCATGTTGTAAGCCAAGGTATTGTTATGTGCGGTATTGGTGGCGTCATGCACCACGATCCGGCTCGTCCCGTGAATCCAGATGTTCTAGTGGCGATGGCGGCAATTCAGTATCATCGCGGTCCAGATGGATTCGGTGTCAAAATTATGAGCGA
Encoded proteins:
- a CDS encoding SDR family oxidoreductase, with translation MFLVTGATGQIGRRVVRLLRQQELPVRAFVRLNSRYGELEHRGAEIFIGDLRQEKDIQKACQGVQYIISTHGSDGDPLALDYRANIELIDHALAQQGRHFVFISVLGADRGYEDAPTFKAKRAVEQYLQSSGLNYTIFRPAGLSSNLLSLAERFRQTRMYLLIGDPKNRTSIVSTDDLAQMVVNSISVFGAKNQVLSVGGPEILHREDIPRIFGRVFNQEPIIINSPLLVVDGLRTVLGLLNPSVQKTLGTFRTLLANEFFCTHDEIAHLESVFNLKLETLESFLRRYLAV
- a CDS encoding molybdenum cofactor guanylyltransferase, whose translation is MTDNVDANLKSSKLSAIVLAGGKSSRMGKDKALILVQGVPLLQLICDIAGTLCNVVYVVTPTPENYQHLFKHYQFVREVPLLQETVGNSSSTKITLPLPHGPLVGFAQGLAVVQTEWVLLLACDLPKLQVEVLQDWARELENIPQNAIAALPRHAKGWEPLCGFYRRSCLPLLNDFIAQGGRSFQAWLAQHYVHILPVPSVEMLFNCNTPDDLAFVIDDKQS
- a CDS encoding PH domain-containing protein, translated to MNEVFKAPWAISLIAITTVISALLLGVILVGLLTGPRSDIAWIVAMVVIPLVILLTSVFFSIRGYAIADDTLYIQRIGWNTKIDLRNLTSADVDPQAMRNSLRKWGNGGLFSYSGKFYNRKLGNYQAYATDPSKAVVLKLRDRTIVVTPEHPERFVSQVLAISSK
- a CDS encoding CoA-acylating methylmalonate-semialdehyde dehydrogenase; translated protein: MSSATVLQNYINGEWCESSATTYLDVTNPATAEILAKVPIGIVADVEQAATAAAAAFNTWRRTPPGERVQYLFKLKALLEENFEDLATTITQECGKTLAESKGELQRAIENVEVACGIPILMQGYNSEDIAKGIDEILIRQPVGVAAVIAPFNFPGMIPFWFMPYAIACGNTYIIKPSEKVPLTMQKVMQLLAQTGLPKGVVNLVNGAKEVVDAILDHPAIRAISFVGSTPVARYVYSRATANGKRAQCQGGAKNPVIVLPDADMAMTTRIVADSAFGCAGQRCLAASLAVTVGEARQTFTEAIANVATTRVVGYGLDDGVQMGPVITAESQARIEQLIQQGIAEGAKPLVDGRQTKIADYPEGYFIRPTLLQNIEPTSTIAQTEVFGPVLGLIHLDTVDNAIAFVNSGQYGNMACLFTSSGAAARKFRYEAEVGNIGINIGVAAPMAFFPFSGWKESFFGDLHGQGHHAVEFFTQTKVIVERWFQDWSRQF
- a CDS encoding DUF1499 domain-containing protein, whose protein sequence is MSTVETKSSSVFQRVLFTFIALLFVTICALGTKIAFSGEPQLFAGTRPDNIGVRAGQLAPCPSTPNCVNSQSQDAAHQIAPLTYNSTEQAAMAHLKTVLQSFHRAKAIAQSENYIYSEFTIPVVGFVDDVEFLLDKNAKVIHVRSASRLGEGDLGVNRRRVESIRTKFNESAMVDASD
- a CDS encoding DUF1028 domain-containing protein, whose protein sequence is MTFSIVAWDPTTQMTGVAVATKHLAVGALVPHAKATIGAIATQAQTNPLLGIWGIQLLEQRAISEGTLDEISVEDIIYLLLKDDKDRDHRQLHLVDHNGHTAAWTGKECIDWAGHFTFPYFSVAGNMLVGEQTLLAMAEAYQAKEGMEFSERLLQALEAGEAAGGDKRGRQSAAIYVVNQDVYPYLDLRVDHHNNPIAELRYLFEESRKDYYQMFRQTMPTRHPRTTEAISLNSAPWSSTKAQQHKSVSVTDAPLSA